In one Natronosalvus amylolyticus genomic region, the following are encoded:
- a CDS encoding DUF7471 family protein has translation MYTEPSRQVGRLHGTFDSSIGGLSVPKAAPRLETAVLESGRVDWLDWHLVLLLALSAIGSLIVFCLAAAALHRRRSMPYLLITGALGALVMRPIVGTGTVLGLIPMRTHHTIEHLLDLIIAGLLLAAIVMVGRLETSPNSKHDSEMSDGGDRQ, from the coding sequence ATGTATACGGAGCCGTCCCGGCAAGTCGGTCGACTCCATGGGACGTTCGACAGTTCGATAGGAGGGTTATCCGTACCCAAAGCGGCACCCAGACTCGAGACAGCCGTTCTCGAATCTGGCCGCGTAGACTGGCTGGACTGGCACCTTGTGCTGTTACTTGCGCTATCAGCGATTGGCTCGTTGATCGTCTTCTGTCTGGCCGCCGCCGCATTACATCGACGGCGGTCGATGCCGTACCTCCTCATCACTGGGGCGCTTGGCGCGCTGGTTATGCGCCCCATTGTCGGCACTGGCACCGTACTGGGCCTGATTCCAATGCGAACTCATCATACGATCGAACATCTACTGGACCTCATCATCGCCGGACTGTTGCTCGCGGCCATCGTCATGGTCGGCCGCCTCGAGACGAGTCCGAATTCGAAACACGACTCGGAGATGTCGGATGGAGGTGATCGCCAGTGA
- a CDS encoding DUF7524 family protein, translating into MAPEEVTVRVDRTGTESLVPSRDAVTLDGPLTIVLEAESSPAHVHCRLRGPLESVGSIRPLTDDDRGDANYYVAPGSPTKLRLDIEPMDLGSPLEGTLELVSSYGAATCAVDITLVPGRRPVDVDRNLGQPQRPETERTEDKGSNERLEIVTGLDSGTLGIVVLAAIALGIGIATAFVIGGVAAYLALMIIGAGIVGALAVLLGVIDPPGQ; encoded by the coding sequence GTGGCTCCCGAGGAGGTTACCGTCCGCGTCGACCGCACCGGAACCGAGTCGCTCGTCCCCAGTCGAGACGCCGTCACACTCGATGGCCCACTCACTATCGTGCTCGAGGCCGAATCGAGTCCCGCACACGTCCACTGTCGACTCCGCGGTCCGCTCGAATCCGTTGGCTCGATTCGGCCATTGACGGATGACGACCGTGGCGACGCGAACTACTACGTGGCACCCGGTTCACCGACGAAACTCCGTCTCGACATCGAACCGATGGACCTCGGATCGCCCCTCGAAGGTACTCTCGAGTTAGTCTCGAGTTATGGTGCTGCGACCTGTGCTGTCGATATCACTCTGGTTCCGGGACGACGACCGGTGGATGTCGACCGAAATCTCGGACAACCACAACGGCCAGAGACCGAGCGCACGGAGGACAAAGGTAGCAACGAACGACTCGAGATAGTTACCGGGCTGGATTCGGGAACACTGGGCATCGTCGTGCTCGCGGCAATCGCTCTCGGGATCGGTATCGCAACTGCGTTCGTTATCGGTGGCGTCGCTGCCTACCTCGCGCTAATGATTATCGGAGCCGGAATTGTCGGTGCGCTGGCTGTATTGCTCGGCGTGATCGATCCACCCGGCCAGTGA